TGCTTCTCGCCGATTGCGGTCACCACCTGCTCTCCCGCACGCCGCTCCTCGCCTGGCGCTGCCGACTCCGACCGGCCGCCAGCCGCCTGCCCAAACAGCGGGTGACGGTACATCCCGTCACCGATCAGCGGGCAGCCGATAGACCCCATATGCACCCGGATCTGGTGGGTGCGCCCGCTCTCCAGCTTCAGCTCGACGCGTGAAGCGGCGCTGCCATAGACCTCCTTGACCTCATACCGGGTCAAGGAGGGATAACCGTCCGGCGTCACAATCCGCCGGTGCGGCTCCAGCGGGTCGCGGTCGATCGGACCGTCGATATCGCCGCTTGGCAGAGGCGGAACCCCGTGCACGAACGCGGTATACCGCTTGTCCACCGTGCCGGCAATCATCTGCTCGGAGATGTGCTGGTGGCTGTAAGGGTTCTTGGCAATCACCAGTACCCCGGAGGTCTCCTGATCCAGCCGGTGTACAGGGCGGAAGCGGACCCGCTCGCCTTTCTCTGCCCAGTAATGAACCACTCCGTTCGCCAGGGTCTCGGTATAATGGCCGTGGGTCGGATGGACAATCATTCCTGCGGCCTTGCTTACCACAAGCAGATGCCCGTCCTCATACAGAATCTCGAAGGGAATCGGCTGCGGCAAAATATCCTCGGACGTTTCCTCCTCCATCCGGATCTGGACCTGATCGCCACTGCTCACCTTGACGCTGATATAGACCCGCTCTCCGTTCAGGGTAATTCCGAGGTCTGTCATTTTGAGCCGGGAGAGCAGCTTGCGGGAGACATCCATCCGCTTTTGCAGGATGGTTTTGAGCAGCCAGCCGTCTTCAAGCGGCGGCACTATATAGGAGATGGGCGGATAATAGCTGGTCATTTGTTCCGGAACACCTTTTTGCTGCGCAGATATTCTACTTCAGCAATCTCCAGCCGGGTGTTGGCAGCACGGGCCAGAGCGAAGAAATAGTCAGACAGCCGGTTCAGATAGATTACCGCCTCAGGGTTAATCTCCGCACTGCGGCCCAGCGTCACTGCCCGGCGCTCGGCCCGGCGGCAGACCGTCCGGCAGACATGCAGCACCGAGGACAGCTGGCTTCCGCCGGGCAGAATGAAGCGCTCCAGCTCCGGATTCTCGGCCTGAAGCGCATCGATCCAGCCTTCCAGGCGGGTGGCCATCTCGCTTTTCACCTTATAGCGGTTCTCACTCAGCTTCACGAATGCCAGATCCGATCCACAGTCAAACAGCTCATGCTGAATCTCCAGCAGCTGCTCGCGGATATCTAGAAACCGCTCGTCTTCCATCAGGCTCCGTGCCTGGCCAACGAAGCAGTTCAGCTCGTCAATAGTGCCATAAGCCTCGACGCGGACATCGTCCTTGCCTACCCGGCCGCCGATCACCGAGGTCTCGCCCTTATCCCCCGTACGCGTATAGATCGCCATGATACTTCCCTCCTAAGTTGCAAAATCACATATTCATAGTGTAATCGTTCTTAGGTAGGGTGGCAAACAAAGATCACAGTTTGCGCCATGTAAATAACTCCCTTAGGAGGAAGCCTTAATTGTCACTTGCTCCACCCGACTCATGGCTTACGAAAAGTAATGCAATACATCAGGCCCTTGCACACTTCCTTGTACGTTACCTCCAGCATCTCCGGCGGAATCAGCCCAAGCATCTCCGGCAGGTCCGCTCCCTCTGTAAAATATCCCTTAACCACCGGCACCTTCCCGTACGTCCCCTTCACCAGCTTATGCGTCTCATCGGCAATCATCAGCCGGGTACCCGGCTTCGCCACCCGGATCATCTCCAGTACCGCAGCATGCGGATCACTGAAAACATTAATTCCGCCTACATGGTACACACTGTCAAAGCTGTTGTCCTGAAAAGGCAGCCTCTCTGCGGTCCCCTGGAACAAATAGGCCTCAATCCTCCACCTCCGCAGATTACGCACCGCCTGCCTCAGCATTCCGCTGGAAATATCCAGCCCGTACAGCTCGGCCTTCACTTTCCCGGTCTTCTTCATGGTAAGGTACGGGAAATTATCGCCGCTGCCCACCGAGGTCTCCAGTACACGCTGACCGCCGCGCAGCTCAAGCGATGACAGGAACTGCTCTCTATAGCGGCGTTCTCCGCCGAACTTCAGCGCGAAATACAGCTTGTTCGACAGCCGGTAGAAGCGGGCAATCCGGTTGTACAGCTCCAGGTACTTCCGGTTACTGCCTGCGGCATCCGCTTCCTCCATAAAAGCCAAATACCCGTGCTTCCACGGATATTGCCGTCCATTCGCCGGATTGACCGCCCCCGTGCCCTCCAGCTTAAGCTCTTCATATGTATTCGGGTCCCTTAGCAGCTGTGCTTGCAGCATGTATATTCCCTCTTTCCTGACATCGTACAGTTCCAGCCCGTACGCTGTGATGTTCGTGAATATTCATTATATGCCTACAGCTGAAAGCGGGCATCAGGCCAGGGTCTGCCGCCGTCTCCGCCTTTAGTCTTAACCTGGAGACTTAGAAATTACGACATTTTTATATTTTTTTCGACAAAAAGTAACAACAAAATCAGCTCTTCAGCCGATGATATTGAATATAAGTAAAAATAGCTTCTTATCTAATGGGGGAGGATTAACATGGCTAATATTGCTCACAAGGGGATTTCCAGGCTCCGGTTCAAAAGCATACGTATGAGAACATTTGCATTCATCCTGCCCATCTTTCTGATCACGCTGGTGCTGGTCGCTCTGTTGTCGTACATGTATTCCAAAAGCATTATCCAGCGCGAGGTTAAACAAAAAATGAATGTGCAAATATCGGATATTTCTAACGAGATTAATGCGAACTTAAGTGTGCACAGCAAGGTTCCCGAGGTTCTGGCGCGTACGCTGGAAAGTCATGCTGCGGAATTCACACTGGATCAATACCGTACGATGCTGTCAAGTGCGCTGAAGGCTAATCCTGATACATATGGTGTGGGTATTTATTTTGAACCCGGACGGTATGACAGCAAGCTGAAGTACTTCTCCACCTATGCCCACCGGGACGGCGGCAAAATTGTGACAACCGAGCAGTACAATGACCCCGAATATAATTATCACGGGCAGAACTGGTACACCATCGGCAGAGACCATGCAGCGTTTACAGATCCATTCTACGACACCATTACAGGGACAACGATGGCTACGTTTGCTGTTCCTTTCCGGGATACCGCGAATACCTTGCTGGGAGTGATGGCCGGCGATATCGATCTGAAGACGCTGCAGAGCAGGATCGAGCAGACCAAGGTCGGGAATACAGGCTGGGCCTTCCTGCTGGACAAGCAGGGGAATTACATTGCAGGGCCGGATGCTGGGAAGAACATGCAGCTGAAAATAACAGATGAAAAAAACGCAAGTCTGTCCGCAGCGGGAGCAGAAATGCTTCAGCAGAATCAGGGGATGGTAACCTATGCCGATTCCGGCGGGACCATCCAGATGTATTATGAAAAGCTGCCGGATACCGGCTGGACCGTGGGTCTCGCCATGCCGGAACAGGAACTGTATGCGCCGCTTAAAGGGCTGCTAAGGTCTATTCTGCTGGTTAGCTGTGCGGGTCTTATCCTGACGGTAGCAGCCGTATATCTGTATAGCCGCTATATTACCCGTAAGCTGACCCGGGTCAATGAGATGTCCCAGCAGATGGCTGCCGGTGACTTCACCGGGAAGCTGGAGGTAGACAGCGAGGATGAATTCGGCAATATGGCCGGGCATTTGAACCAGATGATTACCAATCTGAGCAGACTCCTGGGGACCATTGCCGATCACTCGCTTCAGGTGGCCTCGACCTCGGAGGAATTAATGTCGAGTGCCAACCAGACCAATCACACAACAGAGGCTATTGTAGAGAATATTCAGGATCTGTCAGCCGGAGCGGATCAGCAGCTTCAGTCCACCCGCGAGTCTGCAAGAGCGATGGAGGAGATGGCCGCCGGTGTGCAGCGGATCGCAGAGGCCTCGATGGACACCGCCGCAGCGGCCGGGCGGGCGGCAGGCCAGGCTCAGAACGGACATTCCATCATTACGGAGGCCGTGGACCGGATGGAAGAGATGGAGCGGACCGCCGCAGATGCTTCAAGCATGATTACCTCTCTTAGCGCACAGTCCCAGCAGATCGGCAACATTATCGGTCTGATCAAAGGCATCAGCGATCAGACCGGTATGCTGGCCTTAAACGCGGCGATTGAGGCTGCCAGAGCGGGCGAATACGGACGGGGCTTCTCCGTGGTGGCCGGTGAGGTCAAGAAGCTGTCCGAGCAGACAGCCGAAGCCGCAGGGTCTATCAGCACCCTGATTCTTGAGATCCAGCAAGGCAACCGGGCAGCATCAGACGCGGTGCTGGCGAATGCCGGTGCTGTACAGGAAGGCTCACGGATGGTTGGCGAGGCCGGGCGTCTGTTCACGGATATTCTCGGCGGTATCGGTGAGATTAACACCCAGGTTCATGAGATGTCTGCCTCCTCCGAGCAGCTACTGGCCGGAACCGAGGAGCTGACCTCTTCGGTGGCAGAGATGGCAGAAGTGGCCAGGCAGGCCGCAGAGCGTTCCCAGAGCGCTGCCGCAGCCTCCGAGGAGCAGCTCGCCTCTATGGAAGAGGTAGCCGCAGCCTCTACCGAGCTGGCGAAGATGGCCGATGGGCTGCAGCAGGCCGTGGCCGCGTTCAAGGTAAACTAACATGCATGTATAACCCCCTGATAAGTCCCTTTGGACACAGGGGGTTATTTTATATAATCATTCTCCCCTCACTCCCCTTCAAAAAAGCCATCAGCTCCCGGTTCACCCGCTCCGGCTGCTCGTGATTCACGCCGTGACCGGCGTCCGGGATGACCGTATAGCGGAACCCGCCAGCGTCCAGTGTACTAGTAAGCTCCCGCTTCTGCTTCAGCTTATAATCTCCCAGCAGGAAGTATATCTGATCCCGGAACGTAACCGCTTTCTCTTGTTCGTAAGGCTGAAGCTTATGGGCGAA
The window above is part of the Paenibacillus sp. FSL H8-0048 genome. Proteins encoded here:
- a CDS encoding RluA family pseudouridine synthase, which produces MTSYYPPISYIVPPLEDGWLLKTILQKRMDVSRKLLSRLKMTDLGITLNGERVYISVKVSSGDQVQIRMEEETSEDILPQPIPFEILYEDGHLLVVSKAAGMIVHPTHGHYTETLANGVVHYWAEKGERVRFRPVHRLDQETSGVLVIAKNPYSHQHISEQMIAGTVDKRYTAFVHGVPPLPSGDIDGPIDRDPLEPHRRIVTPDGYPSLTRYEVKEVYGSAASRVELKLESGRTHQIRVHMGSIGCPLIGDGMYRHPLFGQAAGGRSESAAPGEERRAGEQVVTAIGEKQQAREQALSPGEAARLAQIAELDAAIPRQALHAVRLAFRHPVTHAELVFEAPLPPDMALLQEKLRQSAR
- a CDS encoding cob(I)yrinic acid a,c-diamide adenosyltransferase, whose protein sequence is MAIYTRTGDKGETSVIGGRVGKDDVRVEAYGTIDELNCFVGQARSLMEDERFLDIREQLLEIQHELFDCGSDLAFVKLSENRYKVKSEMATRLEGWIDALQAENPELERFILPGGSQLSSVLHVCRTVCRRAERRAVTLGRSAEINPEAVIYLNRLSDYFFALARAANTRLEIAEVEYLRSKKVFRNK
- a CDS encoding class I SAM-dependent methyltransferase; the protein is MLQAQLLRDPNTYEELKLEGTGAVNPANGRQYPWKHGYLAFMEEADAAGSNRKYLELYNRIARFYRLSNKLYFALKFGGERRYREQFLSSLELRGGQRVLETSVGSGDNFPYLTMKKTGKVKAELYGLDISSGMLRQAVRNLRRWRIEAYLFQGTAERLPFQDNSFDSVYHVGGINVFSDPHAAVLEMIRVAKPGTRLMIADETHKLVKGTYGKVPVVKGYFTEGADLPEMLGLIPPEMLEVTYKEVCKGLMYCITFRKP
- a CDS encoding methyl-accepting chemotaxis protein, which translates into the protein MRTFAFILPIFLITLVLVALLSYMYSKSIIQREVKQKMNVQISDISNEINANLSVHSKVPEVLARTLESHAAEFTLDQYRTMLSSALKANPDTYGVGIYFEPGRYDSKLKYFSTYAHRDGGKIVTTEQYNDPEYNYHGQNWYTIGRDHAAFTDPFYDTITGTTMATFAVPFRDTANTLLGVMAGDIDLKTLQSRIEQTKVGNTGWAFLLDKQGNYIAGPDAGKNMQLKITDEKNASLSAAGAEMLQQNQGMVTYADSGGTIQMYYEKLPDTGWTVGLAMPEQELYAPLKGLLRSILLVSCAGLILTVAAVYLYSRYITRKLTRVNEMSQQMAAGDFTGKLEVDSEDEFGNMAGHLNQMITNLSRLLGTIADHSLQVASTSEELMSSANQTNHTTEAIVENIQDLSAGADQQLQSTRESARAMEEMAAGVQRIAEASMDTAAAAGRAAGQAQNGHSIITEAVDRMEEMERTAADASSMITSLSAQSQQIGNIIGLIKGISDQTGMLALNAAIEAARAGEYGRGFSVVAGEVKKLSEQTAEAAGSISTLILEIQQGNRAASDAVLANAGAVQEGSRMVGEAGRLFTDILGGIGEINTQVHEMSASSEQLLAGTEELTSSVAEMAEVARQAAERSQSAAAASEEQLASMEEVAAASTELAKMADGLQQAVAAFKVN